A region of Streptomyces sp. NBC_01750 DNA encodes the following proteins:
- a CDS encoding AAA family ATPase — protein sequence MDDWLIYRGVGAPDPDRIRRLPPPPPWRAFSGEPLPDPAPPIDTSSTRRLGERVEAPPAQDAEALELINAALYLRRPLLVTGEPGSGKSTLAHSVAYELGLGRVLQWPIVSRTELKDGLYTYDAIGRLQDAQLAERQADDIGRYIRLGPLGTALLPAERPRVLLIDELDKSDIDLPNDLLNVVEEGEFALPELERMADRPGQDEVRVLTDDGRRAPVRDGRVRCHAFPFVVMTSNGERDFPAPLLRRCIHLHLDPPRDERLAAMVQAHFGAGSDERNLDLIGQFTREDGDGELRPTDQLLNAIFLTQHAVREEPGRREEIAELLIRPLETRQR from the coding sequence ATGGACGACTGGCTGATCTACCGTGGCGTCGGCGCGCCGGATCCCGACCGGATCCGGCGACTTCCGCCGCCGCCGCCCTGGCGCGCCTTCTCGGGAGAGCCGCTGCCCGACCCGGCGCCGCCGATCGACACCTCGTCGACCCGGCGGCTCGGCGAGCGGGTCGAGGCCCCGCCCGCCCAGGACGCCGAAGCCCTCGAACTGATCAATGCGGCCCTGTACTTGAGGCGCCCGCTCCTCGTCACCGGTGAGCCGGGCTCCGGCAAGTCGACGCTCGCGCACTCCGTCGCGTACGAACTCGGCCTCGGCCGGGTGCTCCAGTGGCCCATCGTCAGCCGCACCGAGCTGAAGGACGGGCTGTACACCTACGACGCGATCGGCCGGCTCCAGGACGCCCAGCTCGCCGAGCGCCAGGCCGACGACATCGGCCGGTACATCAGGCTCGGGCCGCTGGGCACCGCGCTGCTGCCCGCCGAGCGGCCCCGCGTGCTGCTCATCGATGAGCTCGACAAGAGCGACATCGACCTGCCGAACGATCTGCTCAACGTGGTGGAGGAGGGGGAGTTCGCGCTCCCGGAGCTGGAACGGATGGCCGACCGGCCCGGTCAGGACGAGGTGCGGGTGCTCACCGACGACGGCCGCCGGGCGCCGGTGCGGGACGGCCGGGTGCGCTGTCACGCGTTCCCCTTCGTGGTGATGACCAGCAATGGCGAGCGTGACTTCCCGGCCCCGCTGCTGCGCCGCTGTATCCATCTGCATCTCGACCCGCCCCGGGACGAGCGGCTGGCCGCGATGGTCCAGGCGCACTTCGGCGCGGGGTCCGACGAGCGGAACCTCGATCTGATCGGCCAGTTCACCCGGGAGGACGGCGACGGCGAACTGCGCCCCACCGACCAGCTGCTGAATGCGATATTCCTCACGCAGCACGCGGTACGTGAGGAGCCGGGGCGGCGCGAGGAGATAGCCGAGCTGCTGATACGTCCTCTCGAGACCAGGCAGCGGTGA
- a CDS encoding SAV_2336 N-terminal domain-related protein has protein sequence MKAAHPLPGALTALVTRLREAELKPTAEELADALWLSRFVPAAASRDPGAAPAGPAGPQPVNPAPVDVAKTSAPSSFTPGPVPRTRIDLFGPAQSGGAAGGVPDGGLRRVPVPAAAVLPDALALQRALRPLQRYRPPMRLVRRELDEVATADRAADTGLVVPVLSAVRRREARLALVMDVSSSNVVWKKALDELRQVCERAGAFREIAVHQVREDEPAPAQLGDPTGRQLTLVLSDCAGPMWRSGRMQRLLHIWASTAPVAVVQPLPQHMWRRTHLPARPGLLRRREGPAGRLEFNPQYGGAEGGIPVPVLALRRSSFEAWTQLVAGATGQSLNAAAGLVRSRHEPAVGRARTAWDIDAAERVRAFRRTASPAAAQLAVYLSAVPLVLPVMQLVQRAMLVRSSPDVLAEVLLSGLLRRDDTGPAEDDGGPSYSFLAGVREELLGQLGASSAALVLKHCSEYVETRYGRTVRNFPAMAAAFLAGSVDPRPVVLSSPDSRGLSAFAQVSAQVLRRLGAAERTAPPGRPPGEGPAGLVAQARACLAHFGEYGTVRDLDAAIQLLGSATQAERRTTERAALYGELAEALLRRWLVRPLPEDLREALDAAQNAITGKPQAHLTLAQVLEAMADEVEAGRLSPQLIPEWVRVQTAGKAHDTGLVASVLLSTADTSLTELTDTTPRSEGARLLARTAAAARIRVLRRLAVTGAPYALRGPGRPEDWFTGTLRTALSVVRLLLADEHRESALLIRGGLLLELARHHRGEGPVARDADEQDRIAARAFADRADNDLHAGIDGLDWDAVPQAELCRAWLDYADAIEFAHEDLDDDDRLRILQALDQARRHVGKDEEAEAGCLLRMARVLEQRYASTGGWVHRDSAIAAWTSALPLLPPGDPRRAVILTALGRQLAERGVDKDSAVDVHAAVRALRGAIEETPGGDPELPRRRALLGHAYIERFRAEEAVADLHEADWALGATARGADDPELAAYAWWYRALASSLLAQRTASPPRLSDAAAYFRRAAAEPGTGGLTERAVTAQWMRATRLERTAGPERALEEHRAVLLMLVAADADDLEAAGLVRQELSRLGAAGI, from the coding sequence GTGAAAGCCGCCCATCCGCTCCCCGGCGCGCTGACCGCGCTGGTCACGCGGTTGCGCGAGGCCGAACTGAAGCCGACTGCCGAGGAGTTGGCCGACGCCCTGTGGCTGTCCCGCTTTGTACCGGCGGCCGCTTCCCGCGACCCCGGCGCCGCGCCCGCCGGGCCCGCCGGACCGCAGCCGGTGAACCCGGCTCCCGTGGACGTCGCCAAGACGTCCGCGCCCTCGTCGTTCACGCCGGGCCCGGTGCCGCGCACCCGGATCGACCTGTTCGGGCCCGCGCAGTCGGGCGGCGCGGCCGGCGGCGTACCGGACGGAGGTCTGCGGAGGGTTCCCGTGCCGGCCGCCGCCGTACTCCCCGACGCGCTCGCACTGCAGCGCGCCCTGCGGCCGCTGCAGCGCTACCGGCCGCCCATGCGCCTGGTGCGCCGCGAGCTCGACGAGGTCGCGACGGCCGACCGGGCCGCCGACACCGGACTGGTGGTGCCGGTGCTTTCCGCGGTACGGCGGCGCGAGGCACGTCTCGCCCTCGTCATGGACGTCTCCTCGTCCAATGTCGTGTGGAAGAAGGCACTCGACGAGCTGCGGCAGGTATGCGAACGCGCCGGAGCCTTCCGCGAGATCGCCGTCCACCAGGTGCGCGAGGACGAGCCCGCCCCGGCCCAGCTCGGCGACCCCACAGGACGGCAGCTGACCCTGGTGCTCAGCGACTGCGCGGGCCCCATGTGGCGCAGCGGCCGGATGCAGCGGCTGCTGCACATCTGGGCGTCGACCGCGCCGGTCGCCGTGGTGCAGCCGCTGCCGCAGCACATGTGGCGGCGTACGCATCTGCCCGCACGGCCCGGACTGCTGCGGCGGCGGGAAGGACCCGCCGGACGGCTGGAGTTCAATCCGCAGTACGGCGGTGCCGAGGGAGGCATTCCGGTGCCCGTGCTCGCGCTGCGCCGCTCCTCCTTCGAGGCCTGGACGCAGCTGGTGGCCGGCGCCACCGGCCAGTCGCTGAACGCCGCGGCGGGCCTGGTCAGAAGCCGTCACGAGCCGGCCGTCGGCCGGGCCCGTACGGCATGGGACATCGACGCGGCCGAGCGGGTGCGGGCCTTTCGCAGGACCGCGTCACCGGCCGCCGCACAGCTCGCGGTCTATCTCTCTGCGGTGCCGCTCGTCCTTCCCGTGATGCAGCTCGTCCAGCGCGCGATGCTGGTCCGCAGCAGTCCCGATGTGCTGGCGGAGGTGCTGCTCAGCGGGCTGCTGCGACGCGACGACACGGGCCCGGCCGAGGACGACGGCGGCCCCTCCTACAGCTTCCTGGCCGGCGTACGCGAAGAGCTGCTCGGCCAACTGGGCGCGAGCAGCGCGGCGTTGGTGCTCAAGCACTGCTCCGAGTACGTCGAGACGCGCTACGGGCGTACGGTACGGAACTTCCCGGCCATGGCCGCGGCCTTTCTCGCCGGCTCGGTGGACCCGAGGCCCGTGGTCCTGAGCAGTCCGGACAGCCGCGGCCTTTCCGCCTTCGCGCAGGTGTCGGCACAGGTGCTGCGGAGGCTCGGCGCGGCCGAGCGGACCGCCCCACCCGGCCGTCCGCCGGGCGAGGGACCGGCCGGACTGGTGGCACAGGCGCGCGCCTGCCTGGCGCATTTCGGCGAGTACGGGACCGTACGCGACCTGGACGCGGCGATCCAGCTGCTCGGCTCGGCCACCCAGGCCGAACGGCGCACCACCGAACGGGCCGCGCTCTACGGGGAGCTGGCCGAGGCCCTGTTGCGGCGCTGGCTGGTGCGCCCGCTCCCGGAGGACCTGCGCGAGGCGCTCGACGCCGCCCAGAACGCGATCACCGGGAAGCCACAGGCGCATCTGACGCTGGCGCAGGTGCTGGAGGCGATGGCGGACGAGGTGGAGGCGGGCCGGCTCAGCCCCCAGCTGATACCGGAGTGGGTACGGGTACAGACTGCCGGGAAGGCCCATGACACGGGCCTGGTGGCGTCGGTACTGCTGTCGACCGCGGACACGAGTCTCACCGAGCTGACCGACACCACTCCACGGTCGGAAGGCGCGCGGCTGCTCGCTCGGACCGCCGCGGCGGCCAGGATCCGCGTGCTGCGGCGTCTTGCGGTGACCGGCGCACCGTACGCGCTGCGCGGCCCCGGCCGGCCCGAGGACTGGTTCACCGGCACTCTGCGGACCGCGCTCTCCGTCGTCCGTCTGCTGCTGGCCGACGAACACCGGGAGTCCGCGCTGCTCATCAGGGGCGGACTGCTGCTCGAACTGGCCCGCCACCACCGGGGCGAGGGCCCGGTGGCCAGGGACGCCGACGAGCAGGACCGGATCGCCGCCCGCGCCTTCGCCGACCGGGCCGACAACGATCTGCACGCCGGCATCGACGGACTCGACTGGGACGCCGTCCCGCAGGCGGAGCTCTGCCGCGCCTGGCTGGACTACGCCGACGCCATCGAGTTCGCCCACGAGGACCTGGACGACGACGACAGGCTGCGTATCCTGCAGGCCCTCGACCAGGCGCGCCGGCATGTGGGCAAGGACGAGGAGGCCGAGGCCGGCTGTCTGCTGCGGATGGCCCGCGTGCTGGAGCAGCGGTACGCGTCCACCGGCGGCTGGGTGCACCGCGACTCGGCGATCGCCGCCTGGACCTCAGCGCTGCCGCTGTTGCCTCCGGGCGATCCCCGCCGCGCCGTGATCCTCACCGCACTCGGCAGGCAGCTGGCCGAGCGCGGCGTGGACAAGGACTCGGCCGTCGATGTGCACGCGGCCGTACGGGCGCTGCGCGGCGCCATCGAGGAGACACCCGGCGGCGATCCGGAGCTGCCGCGTCGCAGGGCCCTGCTGGGCCATGCGTACATCGAGCGCTTCCGTGCCGAGGAAGCGGTCGCCGACCTCCACGAGGCGGACTGGGCCCTGGGCGCGACGGCCCGCGGCGCGGACGATCCCGAACTGGCGGCCTACGCCTGGTGGTACCGGGCGCTGGCATCCTCGCTCCTCGCCCAGCGCACCGCCTCGCCCCCCAGGCTCAGCGACGCCGCCGCCTACTTCCGCCGCGCCGCCGCCGAGCCGGGGACCGGCGGCCTGACCGAACGGGCCGTCACGGCCCAGTGGATGAGAGCCACCCGCCTGGAACGCACCGCGGGCCCCGAGCGCGCCCTGGAGGAACACCGGGCGGTGCTTCTCATGCTGGTCGCCGCGGACGCGGATGACCTGGAGGCGGCGGGCCTCGTACGCCAGGAGCTGTCCAGGCTCGGGGCCGCGGGCATCTGA